A single genomic interval of Roseomonas gilardii subsp. gilardii harbors:
- a CDS encoding metallophosphoesterase family protein: protein MSFSLAHLSDLHLPVPPGAIRPLSQLAGKRLLAYFAWRRKRRRAVSAAALLADLAAAGAEHLAITGDLTNLALPGEFAAARDWLAALGPPERVTVVPGNHDATVPLPWASGIGHWAPWMAGEATGAPFPFLRRRGAVALIGLSSAAPTPPGSAAGRLGAAQLSALPGLLDAAGREGLFRIVMVHHPPLPGPGGRRKALSDRAALCAVLARHGAELVLHGHHHRPLRGEVPGPRGPIPVLGPPQALAAGHGGPAGWQMLRITREAEGWRVAVELRMQDLSDGVFRAAPATILRISSGGGWSSAIPLAAR from the coding sequence ATGTCCTTCAGCCTCGCGCACCTGTCCGACCTGCACCTGCCTGTACCCCCTGGGGCGATCCGCCCGCTCTCGCAACTCGCGGGGAAGCGCTTGCTCGCCTATTTCGCCTGGCGGCGCAAGCGGCGCCGGGCCGTGTCCGCCGCAGCCCTGCTGGCCGATCTGGCGGCGGCTGGGGCGGAGCATCTGGCCATCACCGGGGACCTGACGAACCTCGCCCTGCCCGGGGAATTCGCGGCCGCGCGGGACTGGCTGGCGGCACTCGGCCCACCGGAACGGGTCACCGTGGTGCCGGGCAACCATGACGCCACCGTGCCCCTGCCCTGGGCGAGCGGGATCGGCCACTGGGCGCCCTGGATGGCCGGGGAGGCAACTGGCGCGCCCTTCCCTTTCCTGCGGCGGCGCGGGGCGGTCGCGCTGATCGGGCTGTCCTCGGCGGCGCCGACCCCGCCGGGTTCGGCGGCGGGACGGCTGGGCGCGGCACAGCTCTCGGCGCTGCCCGGGCTGCTGGATGCGGCCGGGCGCGAAGGGCTGTTCCGGATCGTGATGGTCCACCACCCGCCGCTGCCGGGGCCGGGCGGCCGGCGGAAGGCACTGTCGGACAGGGCGGCGCTCTGCGCGGTGCTGGCGCGGCACGGGGCGGAGCTCGTGCTGCATGGGCACCACCACCGGCCGCTGCGGGGGGAGGTTCCGGGGCCCCGGGGGCCGATCCCGGTGCTGGGCCCGCCCCAGGCCCTGGCGGCGGGACATGGCGGGCCGGCCGGCTGGCAGATGCTCCGCATCACGCGGGAGGCGGAGGGCTGGCGCGTGGCGGTCGAACTGCGGATGCAGGACCTGTCGGACGGGGTCTTCCGCGCCGCGCCGGCCACGATCCTGCGGATCAGTAGCGGAGGCGGATGGTCATCCGCGATTCCCCTGGCGGCACGGTGA